Proteins encoded within one genomic window of Gallus gallus isolate bGalGal1 chromosome 1, bGalGal1.mat.broiler.GRCg7b, whole genome shotgun sequence:
- the IFRD1 gene encoding interferon-related developmental regulator 1 → MPKSKKRGSNHQRGAGGQPRNVQPFSDEDASIETMSHCSGFSDPASFTEDGPEVDEEATQEDLEYKLKGFIDLTLDKSAKTRQAALESLKSAFSSKILYEFIMERRMTLTDSIERCIKKGKSEELCAAAGLACLLCVQMGSGIESEEIFKTLGPVLKKIVCDGTASVQARQACATCLGICCFIVTDDITELYSTMECLESVFTKAYPRDRDTNGVSSTPSTVLHISALLAWTLLLTICPMNEVKKKIETHLHKLPSMLSCDDVNMRIAAGETLALLFELARETDADFFYEDMELLTEKLRALATDGNKHRAKVDKRKQRSVFRDVLRAVEERDFPTETVKFGPERMYIDCWVKKQTYDTFKEILGSGMQYHLQSNDFLRNVFELGPPVMLDAATLKTMKISRFERHLYNSAAFKARTKARSKCRDKRADVGEFF, encoded by the exons ATGCCCAAGTCAAAGAAGCGGGGGAGCAACCACCAGCGGGGAGCCG GTGGTCAGCCCAGAAATGTGCAGCCTTTTAGTGATGAAGATGCTTCAATTGAAACTATGAGCCACTGCAGTGGCTTCAGTGATCCCGCCAGCTTCACCGAGGATG GGCCTGAAGTTGATGAAGAAGCCACTCAAGAAGACTTAGAATACAAATTGAAGGGATTCATTGATCTTACATTGGACAAAAG tGCCAAAACAAGACAAGCAGCTCTTGAAAGTCtgaaaagtgctttttcttctaaaatattaTATGAGTTTATAATGGAAAGGAGAATGACACTAACTGATAGCATTGAACGCTGCATAAAGAAAG GTAAGAGTGAGGAactgtgtgcagctgctggaCTGGCATGTCTTCTCTGCGTACAGATGGGGTCGGGAATTGAAAGCGAAGAGATTTTTAAGACCCTTGGTCCAGTTCTGAAGAAGATTGTCTGTGATGGAACAGCTAGTGTCCAAGCCAGGCAGGCT TGTGCAACCTGCTTAGGGATTTGCTGTTTCATTGTCACCGATGACATCACG gaACTGTACTCTACTATGGAATGCCTGGAAAGTGTCTTCACAAAAGCTTATCCACGAGATAGAGACACTAATGGGGTATCAAGTACACCCAGTACTGTGCTTCACATCAGTGCACTCTTAGCATGGACGCTGTTGTTAACCATTTGTCCAATGAAtgaagtgaagaagaaaattgaaaC GCACTTGCATAAACTTCCAAGTATGCTGTCTTGTGATGATGTCAACATGAGAATAGCTGCTGGAGAAACACTAGCTCTTCTGTTTGAGCTGGCACGTGAAACAGATGCT GATTTCTTTTATGAAGATATGGAACTTCTAACAGAGAAACTGCGGGCTTTAGCTACTGACGGAAATAAGCACCGAGCCAAAGTAGATAAAAGAAAGCAGCGATCTGTGTTCAGGGATGTTCTGCGAGCTGTTGAG GAGCGAGACTTTCCCACAGAGACAGTTAAATTTGGACCTGAGCGCATGTATATTGACTGCTGGGTTAAAAAACAGACCTATGATACCTTTAAGGAGATTCTGGGGTCAGGGATGCAATATCATCTGCAG tcaaATGACTTTCTCCGGAATGTGTTTGAGCTTGGTCCACCAGTAATGCTAGATGCTGCAACTCTTAAGACAATGAAGATATCCCGATTTGAAAGG caCTTATATAACTCAGCAGCATTCAAGGCTCGGACAAAAGCAAGAAGTAAATGCCGTGACAAAAGAGCGGACGTGGGGGAATTTTTTTAG
- the LSMEM1 gene encoding leucine-rich single-pass membrane protein 1: MEKSSLEINLPNSDEERKLYVVDSLNNLNKLNVCPDEFQRPLDEEVESTGGNGEDKTGSKTRNQCYFFIAFILTLIVSLAIVSFVIFLIIQTRNKMDQISSRLISERKNIEELKKMNNMILKYLNQSGMKEKERYLFTQSPELHEYFFTHPELKVSGE, translated from the exons ATGGAGAAATCTTCTTTGGAAATTAACCTCCCCAATAGTgatgaagaaagaaagctttATGTAGTTGATTCCTTAAACAACCTAAACAAACTAAATGTTTGCCCAGATGAATTCCAGCGTCCTCTGG ATGAGGAAGTTGAGAGCACCGGTGGTAATGGAGAGGACAAGACAGGGAGTAAAACAAGAAACCAGTGCTACTTCTTCATTGCCTTCATTCTTACTTTGATTGTCAGTTTGGCAATTGTTTCATTTGTAATATTCTTAATAA ttCAAACTAGAAACAAGATGGACCAAATATCAAGCAGACTCATATCTGAAAGGAAGAACATAGAAGAGCTTAAGAAAATGAACAATATGATATTAAAGTATCTAAATCAATCGGgaatgaaggaaaaggaaagatacCTCTTCACACAGTCTCCTGAGCTTCATGAATACTTCTTCACCCATCCGGAGCTGAAAGTCTCTGGAGAATAG
- the IFRD1 gene encoding interferon-related developmental regulator 1 isoform X1, whose translation MSHCSGFSDPASFTEDGPEVDEEATQEDLEYKLKGFIDLTLDKSAKTRQAALESLKSAFSSKILYEFIMERRMTLTDSIERCIKKGKSEELCAAAGLACLLCVQMGSGIESEEIFKTLGPVLKKIVCDGTASVQARQACATCLGICCFIVTDDITELYSTMECLESVFTKAYPRDRDTNGVSSTPSTVLHISALLAWTLLLTICPMNEVKKKIETHLHKLPSMLSCDDVNMRIAAGETLALLFELARETDADFFYEDMELLTEKLRALATDGNKHRAKVDKRKQRSVFRDVLRAVEERDFPTETVKFGPERMYIDCWVKKQTYDTFKEILGSGMQYHLQSNDFLRNVFELGPPVMLDAATLKTMKISRFERHLYNSAAFKARTKARSKCRDKRADVGEFF comes from the exons ATGAGCCACTGCAGTGGCTTCAGTGATCCCGCCAGCTTCACCGAGGATG GGCCTGAAGTTGATGAAGAAGCCACTCAAGAAGACTTAGAATACAAATTGAAGGGATTCATTGATCTTACATTGGACAAAAG tGCCAAAACAAGACAAGCAGCTCTTGAAAGTCtgaaaagtgctttttcttctaaaatattaTATGAGTTTATAATGGAAAGGAGAATGACACTAACTGATAGCATTGAACGCTGCATAAAGAAAG GTAAGAGTGAGGAactgtgtgcagctgctggaCTGGCATGTCTTCTCTGCGTACAGATGGGGTCGGGAATTGAAAGCGAAGAGATTTTTAAGACCCTTGGTCCAGTTCTGAAGAAGATTGTCTGTGATGGAACAGCTAGTGTCCAAGCCAGGCAGGCT TGTGCAACCTGCTTAGGGATTTGCTGTTTCATTGTCACCGATGACATCACG gaACTGTACTCTACTATGGAATGCCTGGAAAGTGTCTTCACAAAAGCTTATCCACGAGATAGAGACACTAATGGGGTATCAAGTACACCCAGTACTGTGCTTCACATCAGTGCACTCTTAGCATGGACGCTGTTGTTAACCATTTGTCCAATGAAtgaagtgaagaagaaaattgaaaC GCACTTGCATAAACTTCCAAGTATGCTGTCTTGTGATGATGTCAACATGAGAATAGCTGCTGGAGAAACACTAGCTCTTCTGTTTGAGCTGGCACGTGAAACAGATGCT GATTTCTTTTATGAAGATATGGAACTTCTAACAGAGAAACTGCGGGCTTTAGCTACTGACGGAAATAAGCACCGAGCCAAAGTAGATAAAAGAAAGCAGCGATCTGTGTTCAGGGATGTTCTGCGAGCTGTTGAG GAGCGAGACTTTCCCACAGAGACAGTTAAATTTGGACCTGAGCGCATGTATATTGACTGCTGGGTTAAAAAACAGACCTATGATACCTTTAAGGAGATTCTGGGGTCAGGGATGCAATATCATCTGCAG tcaaATGACTTTCTCCGGAATGTGTTTGAGCTTGGTCCACCAGTAATGCTAGATGCTGCAACTCTTAAGACAATGAAGATATCCCGATTTGAAAGG caCTTATATAACTCAGCAGCATTCAAGGCTCGGACAAAAGCAAGAAGTAAATGCCGTGACAAAAGAGCGGACGTGGGGGAATTTTTTTAG